The Bicyclus anynana chromosome 3, ilBicAnyn1.1, whole genome shotgun sequence genome has a window encoding:
- the LOC112048282 gene encoding visual pigment-like receptor peropsin, whose translation MQLFDNNDDECAWYFFDSSYKTLLGACLIIFGVFGVLLNAWLYVTFIHSHLVAFKSHVLVLNLCSASLGRNLLGFPFAGSSALAKRWLFGPACCQLFAFLNQFFGVFQMIALFALVLERYLLAKHYKREKTIYFRYYWTLIGVCWTVAVVFATPPLFGYGAYSCDVTATVCTFVWPSLKSGARELGFSVPYVIICGVLPIVGIFFFMGKAIRLETIYYRSERQKEEKRLTKCVHALCVTTLALWIPAALLAGWQWFPLLLFGYRPHVPQVLALFAPIAAEAATSVPVLYYLSADERIRAALMGRMKKNYALLDPEQARLYRRSPY comes from the exons ATGCAATTGTTTGataacaatgatgatgaatgcgcCTGGTATTTCTTTGACAGTTCATACAAGACTCTTCTGGGAGCCTGTCTCATTATTTTTG gTGTATTCGGGGTGCTGCTTAACGCCTGGCTTTACGTGACATTCATCCACAGTCACCTAGTGGCGTTTAAGAGTCACGTTCTGGTACTCAATCTTTGCTCAGCGTCGCTTGGCAGGAATTTACTCGGATTCCCATTTGCAGGGTCATCTGCTTTAGCGAAGAG atgGTTATTTGGGCCAGCATGTTGCCAACTTTTTGCTTTCCTAAATCAATTCTTTGGAGTTTTTCAAATGATTGCTTTATTTGCATTGGTACTAGAAAGATATTTACTAGCAAAACACTATAAACGAG AAAAAACTATATACTTTAGGTACTATTGGACGTTGATTGGCGTATGTTGGACGGTGGCGGTGGTATTTGCGACTCCACCACTATTCGGCTACGGAGCGTACTCTTGTGACGTCACCGCCACTGTTTGTACCTTTGTGTGGCCGTCGCTCAAGTCTGGTGCAAGGGAATTGGGTTTCAGTGTACCCTACGTCATCATCTGTGGTGTATTACCAATTGTTgggat ATTTTTCTTTATGGGAAAAGCAATTCGTCTGGAGACGATATATTACCGAAGCGAACGACAAAAGGAAGAAAAACGTTTGACAAAG TGCGTGCACGCCCTGTGTGTGACAACCTTGGCGCTGTGGATCCCGGCGGCGCTGCTGGCAGGCTGGCAGTGGTTCCCACTGCTGCTGTTCGGGTATCGACCCCACGTGCCACAGGTGCTGGCTCTCTTCGCACCTATAGCTGCTGAG GCAGCGACAAGTGTTCCAGTGTTATATTATCTCAGCGCTGACGAGAGGATACGAGCGGCATTGATGGGCCGAATGAAAAAGAACTACGCACTCCTAGATCCTGAGCAAGCAAGGTTATACAGAAGAAGTCCATATTAA
- the LOC112048286 gene encoding rhodopsin: MATQSCFWSDIFDEQSRANLNTGFVVTGAVSTLLGSWLNLALLLTNLRKDLCYRNFAFFAFIACVRRAVSLLTHLPLLNYAEISGENMSCNFYGFWETFFGVLEVECLTHVCIERYVVAKYNTRGWPIQKNHYILYPCLCVLFALAYSCPPLFGIGKYGLDFSCQSCILDMVLPMTWHRYVVVAIFLLRSVKSTGFMLTMLIWARNLEAKYNDSTELMKEMRFTESVIVVTIVNLICWMPIAVLRGWVVLSYLLSDNVHIKPSACVMQWAIWIHWISPAITAMAMFVVDDRAHKKMLNVCNDEEVNEENKKKE; the protein is encoded by the exons ATGGCAACTCAATCTTGTTTTTGGAGTGATATATTTGACGAACAATCAAGAGCTAATTTAAATACAGGCTTTGTCGTAACAG GGGCCGTTTCTACATTGTTGGGATCCTGGTTAAATTTGGCCTTGTTACTGACGAATCTACGGAAGGATTTGTGCTACCGTAATTTTGCCTTTTTCGCTTTCATCGCATGTGTCAGACGCGCCGTATCTTTATTGACCCATCTTCCCCTTCTTAATTACGCTGAAAT TTCCGGTGAAAATATGTCTTGTAATTTTTATGGGTTTTGGGAGACATTTTTTGGCGTGTTAGAAGTCGAATGTCTTACTCATGTTTGCATTGAGAGATATGTTGTTGCTAAGTATAATACGAGAG GATGGCCAATACAAAAGAACCATTATATACTGTATCCATGTTTATGTGTGCTTTTCGCGCTCGCATATTCCTGTCCTCCTCTTTTTGGAATTGGCAAATACGGGTTGGACTTTTCGTGCCAGTCATGTATCTTGGACATGGTTTTACCGATGACATGGCATAGATACGTTGTTGTTGCTATATTTCTACTTCGAAGCGTTAAATCTACAGGATTCAT gctTACTATGTTGATATGGGCTAGAAATTTAGAAGCGAAATATAATGATTCAACTGAACTAATGAAGGAGATGCGCTTTACTGAA AGTGTGATAGTTGTAACTATCGTAAATTTGATTTGCTGGATGCCCATTGCTGTCCTGCGAGGGTGGGTGGTACTGTCCTATTTGCTCTCCGATAATGTGCATATCAAACCATCTGCATGTGTTATGCAATGGGCTATATGGATTCATTGG ATCTCGCCTGCAATAACTGCGATGGCAATGTTTGTAGTCGATGACAGAGCACACAAGAAAATGCTAAACGTCTGCAATGATGAAGAAGTGAATGAAgaaaacaaaaagaaagaaTGA
- the LOC112048284 gene encoding monocarboxylate transporter 13: MSHGAVKSTKNGNSSHAAAAETSRESSESLPPPPDGGWGWMVVFASFMIHIVTDGMTYSFGIFYAEFLTYFNEGKGKTAWIVSILVGVTLSSGPVSSSFVNRWGCRTVTVAGAVLSATCVVVSALANNVTTLIFTIGIGAGLGFGLIYLPAIVSVTVWFDRYRSLATGIAVCGSGLGTFLFAPITSALISNYGWRGAMALIGAFILNCIPLGLMFKPVPERPRTPVSEPMLPKPNKSPLKKSQSTEQITKANGKLEDDVARLTLSQPALNKPHEQKSIANSRHGSGIMQRPDVLYQGSMTSLAKFRSTSPERIQISIKKKEREQKCSWLPCSEESKAALAEMLDLTLLVDPIFILFSLSNFLTSIGFYIPYVYTVPMSEKLGVENSPYLISIIGASNLVGRIVLGYISDKPWVDRLLAYNVCLTIAGISTAMAMVCWEFWGLAVYATFFGFTIGAYVGLTSVVLVDLLGIEKLTNAFGLLLLFQGIASLIGPPFAGWLYDTLHSYAPGFYVAGGTISVSGLILFFIPMLQRRMNNREIMIEQI; the protein is encoded by the exons aTGTCACACGGAGCTGTGAAAAGCACAAAGAATGGGAACAGCTCTCACGCCGCCGCGGCCGAGACGTCGAGGGAGAGCTCGGAGAGCCTGCCGCCCCCCCCAGACGGAGGGTGGGGTTGGATGGTGGTCTTCGCGTCCTTTATGATTCACATAGTCA CTGATGGCATGACCTACTCGTTCGGCATTTTCTACGCGGAGTTCCTGACCTACTTCAACGAAGGCAAAGGCAAGACTGCGTGGATTGTATCAATTCTTGTCGGGGTTACGCTTAGTTCAG GTCCAGTATCAAGTTCTTTCGTGAACCGATGGGGCTGTCGAACAGTTACAGTGGCTGGGGCTGTCCTGTCTGCAACTTGCGTTGTGGTGTCAGCCCTGGCGAATAATGTCACTACCCTCATCTTTACTATAGGCATTGGCGCAGGCCTGGGCTTCGGACTGATTTATCTTCCAGCTATCGTCAGCGTTACTGTCTGGTTCGATCGCTACAGAAGCCTTGCGACAG gtATTGCGGTTTGCGGCTCAGGTCTCGGCACATTTCTGTTTGCACCAATCACGTCAGCTCTAATTTCAAATTATGGATGGCGAGGAGCAATGGCTCTTATTGGAGCCTTCATACTCAACTGTATACCATTAGGGCTAATGTTTAAACCAGTACCTGAACGACCGAGAACACCGGTCTCTGAACCTATGTTACCTAAACCGAATAAATCGCCCTTGAAAAAATCACAGAGCACCGAACAAATAACGAAAGCAAACGGAAAGCTTGAAGATGACGTGGCAAGACTGACCTTATCCCAACCCGCCTTAAATAAACCACACGAGCAAAAGAGTATAGCGAATTCACGGCACGGAAGTGGTATTATGCAACGGCCAGATGTACTGTACCAAGGCAGCATGACTAGCTTAGCCAAGTTCAGGAGTACATCTCCTGAAAGAATTCAgatatccattaaaaaaaaggagcGAGAACAAAAATGTAGTTGGTTACCTTGCTCGGAAGAATCAAAAGCTGCGCTCGCTGAAATGCTCGACTTAACTCTGCTAGTCGATCctatatttatactattttCTTTATCAAACTTTTTAACTAGCATAGGATTTTATATACCGTACGTTTACACAGTGCCTATGAGCGAGAAGCTAGGCGTAGAGAATTCGccatatttaatatctataatagGTGCATCCAATTTAGTTGGCCGTATTGTTTTGGGGTATATCAGTGACAAACCTTGGGTTGATCGCTTATTGGCCTATAATGTGTGCCTTACAATCGCTGGAATTA GTACCGCAATGGCAATGGTTTGCTGGGAATTCTGGGGTCTGGCTGTATATGCTACATTTTTTGGATTTACTATTGGCGCTTACGTTGGTCTAACATCTGTAGTATTAGTGGACCTTCTTGGCATTGAAAAGTTGACAAATGCATTTGGTCTACTTTTGTTATTCCAAGGAATAGCTTCCCTTATTGGACCACCTTTTGCAG GTTGGTTGTATGACACGTTGCATTCATACGCACCTGGTTTCTACGTAGCTGGTGGAACGATATCAGTCAGCGGGTTAATTCTCTTCTTCATCCCCATGCTGCAGAGGAGAATGAATAACAGAGAAATAATGATAGAGCAAATTTAG